One Pleurocapsa minor HA4230-MV1 genomic window, ACATACTAGTTAAGGGTTCGCGATGCAAAACCATTTCATTAAGGCTCAGAGCTTCCCACAATAGAGTGTCATCACGAAATACTCTGACTGCCAACATAGAACGTTCTTCGATCTGATATTCTCCAGCGATTAACTGTTCTAAATCTTCCCTCAGATGGCTTAGGTAGCTTTCGGTTAAAAACCCCATGTGTCCTGTGTTTACGGTTAACAAAGGAATATTATAAGGAGCAAGTTGCCGAAATGCTGATAGAACCGTACCATCTCCACCCAAAACAATTGCAAACTTGACACTGGGATCGAAGTTGGAAGGGGTTAACTGCTCAATTCGGGTGTGACACACAGGACTATCAGGAGTCGAATATTCTAAGATTCCTCCCATACCAGTCGCCAGACAGACATCCCAGCCAGAAGAAGTTAGCTTTTCTGTAATTTCTGAGGCAATCTTGCAGGCGATCGGCTTAATATCGTTATAAACAATGCCGGCTTTTGGCTTTGGCACAACTAATTACTATCCCGTACTAATCTGGTCTTAATTTTAAAAAGCT contains:
- a CDS encoding NAD(+) kinase, with translation MPKPKAGIVYNDIKPIACKIASEITEKLTSSGWDVCLATGMGGILEYSTPDSPVCHTRIEQLTPSNFDPSVKFAIVLGGDGTVLSAFRQLAPYNIPLLTVNTGHMGFLTESYLSHLREDLEQLIAGEYQIEERSMLAVRVFRDDTLLWEALSLNEMVLHREPLTSMCHFEVKIGDHAPVDVAADGIIISTPTGSTAYALSAGGPVLTPDVPVLQLAPICPHSLASRSLVFSDRESVTVFPATPNRMVMVVDGNGGCYILPEDHILIEKSIYPARFIRLRSPEFFRILREKLGWGLPHIAKPTSVELP